The window TTTAGCTTACAGATAAATATTCCCCCATTCCCAGGTAATTCTTTTCACCAGGAGAAAGCCAACCCCTCACACCCTACCCTTGGGTGATTTTGAGTGGCAGAGCAATCTAGGGACCAGCCTAGGGGAAATTTTCCTACAGAACATTTTACTCCCTCAGGCCTGCCTGTTTGCAAACCAGGAGTTTAAGCCAAGGGATGGGTCTGATCTTGGACCCGGAGGAAGTTTTTGGTACATAAAGCAAAATCCCTTTCTTCTCAGTCATACCCGGAGGATACTTTAGCTGGGCCAAACTACTCGTACAACCATCGATCTGCACTGTCTTCCCAGCAGAGCAGCTCATCTGCATGGAACCAGAGGGCAATCTCCCGGCGGGCACTCTCCACTGAGTCACTGCCATGAATAACGTTTCTGCCAAGACAGATAAGACACGGGGAGTGCAACAGAGGTCATCCAAGAGCGCGAATCTGTCTGAGCAGGCCCCGTGCCCCCTATTTAGGGGTGGGGGAGGCTGCAGGGGACCCGCGACACACGGCAACAACATGGGGGTTTTCTTACTTGCCGACTTCGACACAGAAATCTCCTCGGATGGTGCCCGGCGAGGACTCCGCAGGATTGGTTGCTCCGATGAGGGCGCGGGAAGAGCGCACTACGTCCAGCCCCTGCCACACCTTCCAGAAAGAAGCCAGAAGGGAGTCAGCCATTCCTAGGGGCCACCCAGCAGAACCGCCCACAGAGCAGCGGCCACCGGCGCCGACACCACGTGTCCGGCCCTCCCCCGGTCCGGCTATCCTCACCATGGCAACCACGGGGCCCGAGCTCATGTACTGGACCAAGCGGCTGTAGAAGGGCCGGTCCCGCAACGCCGCGTAGTGCTCCCTCAGGAGGTCCTCCGAGGCCTGCAGACAAAGGCGGCTCAGCCTCGGGCCGGTCGGCCCGCCCTGGGGCCggctcctcccttcctcccctccccccgccccggtCAGATCCCCAGACCTCCGGGTCCGGCGCGCCCCGCCTCACGGCGCGGGGACTCACCTGCACCAGCTTCAGCCCCACCAGCTTGAAGCCCTTCTTCTCGAAGCGCTCAATGATCTCTCCCACCAGGCGTCGCTGGAATCCGTCAGGCTTGATGGCCAGGAAGGTCCGTTCATTCAGACCGGTCCAGGCTGCGGAGAGGAGGCAACGGGGAGAGAAGCGGTAAGAACTGGCGTCAGGGACCCCGGGGCCGCCTCAACTCCAGCCTCGACCTCGCCGCGGCCCTTTCGTCCCTCCCCGCCTCCACTTGCCTGAGGGGAAGATGTTGGCGAAGATGGTCAGCACCAGGCAGATCAtgatggcggcggcggcggctgcggaGGCGGCGGCGGGCGCGAGCGCGAGCGCGGGCGCGAGCACGCCCGGGAGAGGGGCGGGACCGGGTGGCATCAGCGGGGAGGGCGGCTGGGCAGCGCTTCTAGCACTCGAGTGCTCTTTCCTGGTCGGGCGCCTTGGGGGCTCGGCATGGGGAATCTCGGGGAGGCGGGGGGTGTGGAGAGACCAGATCTTCcgccctcccttcccccccccccccccagccgtACCCCCCCATACTCGGGCCCGGCTTTCTGTCCCGCCTCAGGGGCCTCGGTCAGCCTCCGCCCAGGAAGCGCGCGCGGCTGCAGGTGGCCCGTGGGGCGGCGGCCGGGGAGCGGGGCGGCGGGTGCGAATGGGAATCCCGCCTTCCCCACAAGTCCGCCGCGCGACCGTGACCGTGACCGCCTCCGCGTTGTCTGGCCTCAGAAACCCGCCTCTGGCTCTCCCTCCAGCCCCCCCTGCAGGCCTGGCGTGCGGTGGGCAGTTAAACGCGTGCTGACTGAGCCCACGGCTTTCTTAACTCGTTCTCGCTAGTGACAGGGACTGGGGACCCCCGGACTCTTCCGAGGGCTAGGGCGCAGGCGCCAGCGGAATTGTGAGCAGTGCGCCCCGCTCCGATCTAGGTGTTTGCCACCTTTTTTAAACTAACGGATTTGGACAGAATTATTTCTCTGGTTCCTGACAAGCAGCTCCAGATCCAGGAGCTCGTTAGGAGTTCCcttgatgaatatttattaaatacctgcccTTCACCCCTCAGCTGCCCTCCCTTCCTGACCCGCACATGCCCTCCTGCCCGGTGGTAAGTAAAGAATACGGGGCTgtcaaaataacggtttggtcaggtatacttattgtgtatctaagttatattttaatatatttaacatctactggtcatcctgccatctgggggagggggtgggggggggtaagaggtgaaaaattggaacaagaggtttggcaattgttaatgctgtaaagttacccatgtatatatcctgtaaataaaaggctattaaaataaaaaaataaataaataaataaaatgaaataaaataaatattgagaagcctcaaaaaaaaaaaaaaaaatacgggGCTGTCCATGGTCCCGTGGCACTGCTCATCCTCTCCTCCGGAATCGATTCGGATTTTCCCAACAGGACTTTCTTAGCTCGTGTTACAGGTGAGGAAACGAAGGCTAAAAAGGTTACTTGACCCGCCCAGCAccacgcagctaggaagtgtccgaagtgtccagatttgaactctgaagaAGCCTTTCTGACTAGGGGACAGTTACGGAGAGATGGGATAAAAGGTGGGTGACCCGGAGGAAATCAGGGTTTCAGCCAGGCCACGTCTGCaactctatccacctagctgctcatCTCTTTTGCTGGCTTATCACGTAGGTCATATATCCCGACTGCAAATGTTCCCAAGGTTCTATTCTTATCCCAGTTTctcatcctcatcctccttcAGTCCTACCCCTTCCATGTCTCACTCTAGTTCTAGTCACCCTTAGCACTGTCGCCTCAGAAAACTCCCCTCAATTTtggaccttttatttttttccatctcagaGATTTAGCTTCCTTCTAGGTGGACTCCACAACATTGGCTCTCCCCACCACCCTCCTTCTTACAAAACATTCCTTGTTCTTCTCTGCCAGTTCTAGACTCTTCCTCACCAACAATCAGCAACTTCTTTGAAGTTCATTCTGTTCAAGTTTCTCAATTCAGATCCTTTAGGGGGTGTATTATATACACCCCCACCTCTCCTCACCCACCAGGTCATTATTTTCCCAAGCAGTTGAGAAGTTGGTTATATTCTTCCTTGCTTTTAACTggagcctttctttttttaaatagtattttacttttttcaaagacaagcaaagatcatttttaacatgtattcacctttgcaaaatcctgtgttccaaatttttcttcctcttcttctccctcccaccttcccagGACATCATGTAcaactcttctaaacatatttccatattcatcatgctgtgcaaaaaaaaaaaaaaaatcagatctaaaggggaaaaaaacaagagaaaggaaagagagaagcaaacacagcaataacaaaatgTGGAAATACTATGTCAAGCCTTcctacttttttgtttgtgtgttactgaggcaattgggattaagtgacttgcccagggtctcatagctaaGCAGTATTAAGTacctgagaccatatttgaactcgggtcctcctgactttagggctgttgctctatccactgtgccatgcaACTGCCCCAAGCCTTTGTTTGTAAAGGACTTCAAAATACTTGTTGATGTTCCTTCAAATTTCCTAACCTCCCAGTTCCTCATTCTCAAATGCCATGTATGACATGTTCCTTCAGAACACCTCCGCCACAAAAAGACCACACATTTGTTCTCTCTAGCACTCAGATATGTTTTACTTCCATGTTCAAAAATCCTGAAATTCCTTTGATTATAATGTGTATTCTAAATCTATTCTTGATCTTTCATTAGGACAGTGAGGCAGCTAATTAGTGGAATAGGACATAGGCCTGGAGTCATGAAGTCCTGAGTCTCAGCCCTTTGATGGCTAGGTAAATaacttaacctgtctgcctcagtttcctcctctgtaaaatggatacaaaatagcagctacctcccagggtggttatgaggatcaaatgagatagcacctgacacatagtaaaatttatttaatttcaactgGGCATTTACTGTGGAATGGCAAAATTGTTAATTCTCCCTAATTGAATTTCCATTCCACAACAGCTATTCCAAACTTTCTGTTTTTAaaccttccatcttttcttcccatcccctcATGCCTAAGGCTAAGGACTTTGCTGGTACAACTCCCTCTTCATTTGTACCAgatccctcccccctctcttctccAGAAGACTGCAATTGAAATCATCCTCTCTCATCCTCAACCTCTCCCTATCAGCTACTTCCCATCCTACTTCTTTGAAGCATCctaatgaaagtggcctagctgtactagacctaaaactatattataatgcagtgtcatcaaaaccatttggctaagaaagagagaaattgatcagaagaataggttaggttcacaggacagaatagtcaatgaatatagtaaactagtgtttgacaaacccaaagacctcagctttggggaaagaactcattatttgacaaaaattgctgggaaattagaaattagtatgacagaaactaggcattgacccacacctaataccctataccaaaataaaatgggttcattatttagacataaaaagaatgcaaaatggataatttttattatattaagttaaaaaggttttgtataaacaaaatcaatgcaaacaagattagaagagaagcaataaatgggaaaatgtttatattcaaGAGTTTTgctaaagacctcatttctaaaatatatagagaattgactcaaatttataagaattcaagccattctccaactgacaaatgtttcaaaggatatgaacagataatttttagataaaaaaattgaaaccattcttaatcatataaaaaggtgctctaaatcactatgctctaaatgcaaagtaagacaactctgagataccactacacatctctgagattggctaggatgacaggaaaagataatgacatatgttggaggggatgtgggaaaactgggacactgatgcattgttggtggaattgtgaacaactccagccattctggagagcaatttggaactgtgttcaaaggactatcaaactgtgcgtacactttgatccaacagtgttattactgggcttatatcccaaagagatcttaaaggtgggaaagggacccacatgtataaaaatgtttgtagcagccctttttgtagtgattagaaagaaactggaaactgagtggatgcccatcattttgagaatggctgaataaattatggcatatgaatgttatggaatattattgttctataagaaatgatcagcaggatgattttagagaggcttggagagacgtacatgaactgatgctgagtgaaatgaacaaaaccaggagatcattatacacaaccacaagaagactatatgatgatcaattctgatggaagtggctcttttcaacaatgatatgatttaggccagttccaatggtcttgaatggaaaggaaaactataaattaacCAAGTGATGGGATCAGGTTCCTATTTTCCCCTGCCTTTCTTCACTGGCAAATAATTCCCAGGATATGGGAAGGTATAGAACAGGCTAATTCATTCCTAATCTACCCAGCCCATATGTTGAAAGCACATGTCTCAGGGTCAGTAAAAGAAATGTCTTggtttaaatttgaatttatgtgTTGCTTCCCCATTTCTTGTAGTTTTCATGCTTAGAAGGTAAGATCACATTGTCAGTCAATGAGGATagagggagatggggagggagggggcggtgtcagggggaaggggaaaaagagagggagggggagttAATGTTGCATCAGAGAACATCATATATATTACCCCTGCCCTTATGTTTGGGGCCTCACTTTCACCTCTCATATGGTAGGAGTGACCCACCCTTCTCATTAAAAACTAATAAACCTTTCTCTTTGTACTCTGAAAGATCACTGAGATTTATTGGGTGAGTAGCATACCACACAGTTTGGGGGCTTTTCCGGGATTACATGGCCGTTGGGGGGTCACCAGGCTCTCAGAACTTGGCAAAAGGCACCTTGCCTAATTTCTGCAGTTTGCCATGGTTTGAGAGTCCTTGTTCTCCCTTCAAGCAAAAGTAACCCCAAGCAGAGAGACACGGTGTAAAGTGAAAGTAGATAGGCAGTTGAAAATCTGAACAGTGAAGGAAGCTGGACCCTGGAATCTGAGAGCACTAGATTCCTGGAAGGGTCAGAAGAGTTTGAATGACTGTAAATGGGGGGCAGGGAGCAAACCCCCAAATTGGGACGTGGATCTAAACATATCTGATCCTGGAATTCTTGTCAAATGGGAATTTCTCAGTCTAAAATTTCTGCtgcagaaaagcaaattaaagtaTCAATAAATGGTTTCTTGGGAAATAGATTAAGCAATTGGGATTAACTACCAAAAtataaggacaaaaacaaaaagaaaatgattaagtaCTGTTGTTTTGTATGGGAAAATAAGAATAGAGGGGATGGAACCATTTTGCCCCTTTATGGTTTCATTGTAGATTGAATGTGtcaaaaattgaatttatttattaatggaAATGAGTCTGTGAACCTAGAAGAGGTTATATATGCTAGCTTGTGACTTCCTGAGAAAAAGATACTTTTGAATCAGGAAGAAGCAGTGAAAAAAGGGGAATGGgatccccttctctctccttcccctttgtCTCAACTCTTATTCTGTTTCTGCTCCTGCTGTTTGTTATTGTTCCCTCTACTCTTACTCTGATGGGGCCCACATAATTCTCTGAAGAGAGAAATCAGATAGTTGCAACAGGATGTTGAAAACTTCCCTTTAGGATCACTAGATCCTAAGATACCAGAAACTAAACTATACCCCAGAGCAGAGATCATGGGGTATATAAATGCTCTACTCAGCATTAGGTTAGgaattttaagaaggaaaacaaatcccTAATAAAGGACCCCACTAGGCTAGCAGAACAATTCAATCAGTTTCTGGACCTAAGAATGGGCCTGGGGTGAATTAATGtcaattttaaatactttatttacATAGGAAGAATGAGGAATGTTGAGACAGGTGACTCTGAAAAGAATGGGATCATAGACATTCCCCAGCAGTGGGAATAATTCCCCTGACTGACCTCCAGTGGGATCACCATAACTCAGCTCACAGGGAACACTTACAGGATTTGAGAGAATTAATTTTTACAAGGGTCAGAAATGCAGTACCCAGAACATAGAATCTTGAGAGAGCCTTTTCAGTGATGAcacaaggaaaagagaaatctcctacagaatatttaaataaactaaaagaaagagaaatattctgGTCTGGATTCAGATGATGATCTGGAAACTGAAGCAACTTTGAAATTACATTTTGCAACAAATGCCTGGGTGGACATTAGCAGAAAGTAGcagaaattagaggaacaagaagtcacttaatacttTTCTAGAGAAAACAACTAAAGTTTATACCCAAAGGGATGAGGAGAAACAGAAGGCTAGGATTCTAATGCAAGTTGTAAGAGATGTAAATGGTACAGGAGACAAAGAGAAGTGTGAACAAAAGGAGAGGTCCTGACCAATGAGCCGTGGCCCAGGCTCCACTGATAAGGGCCCCTCAAAGGGAAGAACTTTCAggaatgggagggaggaaggcagagtTCCAATCAAATATTGGCAATGTCAGGCAGAAAGGCACATCCTGCAAAAGTGTccacaaaaaagaaggaaacaagtataCTCCCTCATAGAACTAGGTGGAGATTAGGGAAGTCAAGGGTTCTTCAGCACCCCCTGGAAcccttattaaatttatttaatatttaatttaagggTGGGACCAAAAGAGGAGGAACAATGTTTTCCTCATAGTCACAGGAGCTGCTCAAACCTCAATGATATAGCTCCCTCCTGGTGTTGAATTATCTAAAGAAACATTGATTATctcaaaagtaaaaagagaaaattttctattctccATAACCAAAAGATATAAAATCAGAATGGAGGGTCATGAAACGTTCTGTAAGTTACTTCTGGTTCCTGAAACTAGAATGAATTTATTGGGAAGGGATTTAATTACTTGACTAGAAATAGCCTTGATACCAAGGGAGGTAAATATATGTCCCAGCAAAATGGTAAAGCACAAAGAGGTGGAATTAATAGAAATCTTCCCAGACATCTGGGCAAGATTCGATAACCCAGATAGAGTTGACATTACTCCTATAAAAATTACCCTGTGAGATGCAAAGGAGGTGGTAAGAATTAGGCAATATCCTATTTCTAATGATGGTAGAGTGGGGTTGAAACCTGTCACATAGGAGCTCCTGAAGAATAAACTGATTGAGCCCTGTATTTCACCTTTCAACACCCTCATCCTGCCGGTCTGAAAGATGGTAAATACAGATTAGTACAAGAtctaagaaaaatcaataaaataaatcttaTCTTCCCATCCTACTATATATCCTATCCTAGAAAGGATTCCTAGTTCCAGTAAATGGTTTAGTGtgctggattttaaaaaatgtattctggtgtaatgccagagaaactgaggcaagatagagattagagagatttttaatatttcatttagagggagagattgggctgagggCAAAACAAAATCCATGTTACCCCCAGTGGCTGAACTGGACTcatctcaaagcatccagcaaggAGCTGAGGGATTCCAGTGATTCTCATAGGGCTCTAGCTATCAGGGGAAGAAAGCAGGGTGGGTTAGAGCTCTGGTGAGCGAGAACTTCCAGGAATTAACTataatttggttctgacaggttgggggtaaggaaggatcataaatccTGATAAATTGGGAAGTCCAGGAGCCACTGAGTCTTGAGTTAGGAGATATGCACTCCTATCTTGAAATAAACCATCTGTATTTTTTGGCTCTATGGAATGCTAatgtgttaagggacaggtcaattctccgagagcctccacagctgtagatcacagcatctgaaggagttgcagggcagcctttgctgacacaggtgtgcAGACTcagaataagataaattggaggcagagggaagaggagagagatcagacatCACAagggcctctcagtcagagaggtcagagagcaGCAACTGcccctcagtctccttgtatcatcctctcacatgaggagatccattctgagtTGGATCTCCAGCAACCACTGTCATATGGTTCCTGTATGGCAACACTAATGGTCAGGGTTCCCAGCTAATTTTATCAGTTCTTATGGTCAGGAAGTGGGGTTGCCATCAGGAAGattgaggcaaaacaattcaggaaaactgaagtagaataattaaaggaaactgtggcatcaCATTGGAGCTGCCCTTTATAGGAGGACAGCAGAAAGATTTTTGCATTTGAATGGGAGGACTCAGATACCTGTAGAAAAGGGCAGTTTTAATGGTGGGTACTCCCCCAAGGCTACACAGAATCCCCAAATTTCTTTGGCCAGATATTGGAAAAAATTCCTAGAAAGCAGGAACTAGAGTATTGTAATATGTAGATGATTTGTTGATTGGTGGGGATAAGATGGAAAATACCagtaaaaatactattaatttgcTGAACTTTCTAGGAGAATCAGGATTCAGAGTTTCAAAGGAAAAACTTCAATTTGTGGAGGAGGTTAAATACTTAGGACATCTAATCAGTAAAAAGAGCAAGAAATTGGATCcaatactataacatatttaacatgtataggactgcttgccatctaggggagggggtggaaggagggaagggaaaaataggaacagaagtgagtacaagggataatgttgtaaaaaattatccaggcatatgttctgtcaataaaaagttataataaaaaaagaaagaaagaaattggatcCAGCTGGAATCAAGGGTATCATACATATTCCATTACCAAAAACTAAAAAATTGCTGAGGAAGTTCCAGGGCTTAGGAGGATATTGTAGAGCCTGGATTGACTCCTATTCCTCCATCACTAAGCTTCTATGTCAATATTTGTTGGAACAAAGTCCCAATTCTATTGGTTGGGACTCTGAGGAGGGGCAAAAATTGAACA of the Sarcophilus harrisii chromosome 1, mSarHar1.11, whole genome shotgun sequence genome contains:
- the NME3 gene encoding nucleoside diphosphate kinase 3, translated to MPPGPAPLPGVLAPALALAPAAASAAAAAAIMICLVLTIFANIFPSAWTGLNERTFLAIKPDGFQRRLVGEIIERFEKKGFKLVGLKLVQASEDLLREHYAALRDRPFYSRLVQYMSSGPVVAMVWQGLDVVRSSRALIGATNPAESSPGTIRGDFCVEVGKNVIHGSDSVESARREIALWFHADELLCWEDSADRWLYE